GCCGAAATATGCAAATGATTTTTCAGGACCCCTATGCGTCTCTCAATGGGCGCATGACGGTATCCAACATTATCCGCGAGCCCATGATTATACATGGCCTGGGTTCTAGAGCCGAGCAGAAGCAGAAGGTTAACGAGCTGCTTGGCTTAGTGGGCTTAAGCGGTGCTTACGCCCAAAAATATCCGCACGAATTCAGCGGTGGCCAGCGACAACGAATTGGCATAGCCCGGGCTTTGGCTCTAAACCCGGAGTTTATTGTCTGCGATGAACCAGTATCGGCATTGGACGTGTCTATTCAATCTCAGGTGTTGAATCTGCTTAAAGATCTGCAGGAACAGTTTAACTTAACCTACATGTTTGTTTCCCATGACCTGAGCGTGGTCCGTTACATAAGCGATCGCGTGGCCGTAATGTATGTGGGCAAGTTTGTTGAAGTGGCTGCTACTGGCGATTTGTTCCAGCAGCCGGCTCATCCTTACACAAAGGCTTTGCTGGCCTCGATCCCGGTTCCTAAAGCAAAAAGTGGAAGACGGGGCTTCACCCTGGAAGGGGATGTCCCCAGCCCGATAAATCCACCGTCCGGCTGCCGTTTTCATCCGCGCTGTCCGCAAGCTGGCAGAGAATGTCAAGAAACAGAGCCAGATCTTAAAGAAGTGAGTGTAGATCATTTGGTGGCGTGCCATCGGGTGACTTATTGACTCTGATTTGTTCTTTTGCACCCCCTATCCCAACAAAAACCCCTGAAGCAGACAGCCAAAGAGCTGCGCTGTTGCTTCAGGGGCTTTTTTCGGAACTGAAAACATGTACTTTTTCGTTTGGAAGTCTCACGCAGTCAAGTTCTTAAGCGCATCGAGGCTGTAGAGAACATCGTGCTCGGTGTTGAAGTAGCCGAAGCTAAAGCGTAAAGTCCCTTCGGGGAAGGTGCCCAGGGTTTTGTGGGCCAGTGGGGCGCAGTGCAGGCCGGAGCGGACCATAATGCCGTACTCCACGTCCAGTCGGTAGGCTAACGATCCCAGGTCGTGGCCGGGAACGGTAATGGAGACGGTGGCGACCCGGTCTTGGTCGACGGTGGGCCCATGTAGTTTTAGATGGGGCATTTTGCGGAGTCCGTTGATGAATAGGTGGGCCAAATGCCGTTCGTGGGCGGCGATTTGTTGTGGGCCGGTGGCGGTAATGAATTCTATTCCGGCCAGCAGCCCGGCCAGCCCCACTGTATTGGCAGTGCCAGCTTCAAATTTGTCGGGCAAAAAGAGAGGTTGGTGTTCGTCGTCTGATTTGCTGCCGGTGCCGCCAAAAACCAGGGGTTCCATCTCCTCGGCTACCTGGGGGCTGACTACTAAGCCGCCGGTCCCAGGAGGACCGTAGAGGCTCTTGTGGCCGGTAAAGGCCAAGACGTCCAAGTTATGGCGCTGGAAATCAAGCGGCAAGACGCCGGCAGTTTGGGCGCTATCTACCACCACTAAGACGCCGGCTTCATGGGCTATGGCGGCGATGTCGGCCAGGGGCAGGATGGTTCCGCTTACATTAGAAGCATAAGTGAACACAATAAGCCTGGTGTTGGGCTTAAGTGCTGCCTTCAGGTGCTGGGGATCTAAATATCCTTGGCGGTCGCAGGGGACAACGGTAACTTCAACTTGGCGTTTTTGTTCCAGAGCGCGCAGAGGCCTGATGACGGAGTTGTGTTCCATACCGGTGGTTATGACATGATCGAACGGTCGCAGCAGTCCCTGCAGAGCCAGATTGAGGGCGTAGGTGACGTTGGGGGTAAAGATAATATGGTCTTCCGAGGGGGCATTAAAAAGGTTATGGATGGCTTCCCGTGCCTGAAGCACAATGCGCCCGGCTTCCAGACTAAGGTTGTAGCCGCCGCGCCCGGGGCTGGCCCCTACGTTGCACAGGTAATCCATCATGGCTTGCCGAACAGTTTCCGGCTTTGGATTGGAGGTAGCAGCGTTATCCAAGAACACCTTACGTACGTTCATGTTATTCCCCCCTATGATCGGCTAAAATAAAGTGAAAAAAGGCATCGGCTGCTGGCGATAGTACCTTCTTCTTCTGTTTGATGAGATAGAACTTACGCTTTAGATTTAGGCCGTGAACCGAGAACGCCAGCAGTGTTCCTGTCGCTAGTTCCGCCTTGACCGCCAACCGAGAAGTTACTGACAGCCCCAGCCCAGATAAGACAGCAGTTTTGACAGCTTCCATGCTTTCCAGCCGGGTCCTTACCTTCAACTTATTGCTAGAGAAGCCTTGCTTGGCAAGGGCGTCCTCGAAAGTTTCTTGCGTACCGGAACCAACTTCACGCACCACCAACGGTTGCTCCAATAAGATAGAAAGGTCTATGACCGGAGGCCACCGCATGTACTTATCGGTGGCTGGGGTTATGATGACTATTTCATCATCATAAAACGGTGTGCATTCTATGGAACCTAGGTTTTGGTAAGTGCCAACAATACCAAAGTCGGCTTCATAGGCTAAAACTTTGTCCCAGACGGCGCTGGAGTCCGACCGCAGTAACTCGATGTACACCTCAGGATGAAGCTGCAAAAACTTGGAAATGAGGGGCGGCAATATGTAATCGGCCGGTACCGTACTGGAAAACAATCTGATAGTGCCAGCAATGGTATTCTTATAGTGGGCGATCTCCTGTAAGGCGCGATCTCTTAACCCCAGCATATCGCTGGCATAACGGGTTAAAATTTGTCCGGCCGGAGTAAGTGCCAGGTTTTTTCCCTGCCGTTCAAATAGTTTTACTCCCAACTCTTTTTCTAAAGCCGCTATCTGGACGCTTAGAGTCGGTTGGGAGAGAAATAACCGTTTGGCCGCTTCGGAAAACGTGCCACAATTAGATATAGTTAAGAACATCGTAAGTTGTCTTAGCTCCATCGGCGTATTCCCCCCTATGTCTCCCACTTGCAAGTATCCCATCCCCTAACAGCTCTGTCAAGGAGCTATTACTCATAGTAATACGAGGTATTGGAGGCATTAATAAATGCTATTTGCTTTGTCTAATTTGAGGCTTTTATAATGAGACTAAGGCCGTATTTTGAAAGCGAAAGAGGGAGATGCTTAATGAATCAAAAAAAGGTTGTCTTAGCAGCGGGGGCAGTGGTCGGTGCTCTTAGCGTATGGTTAATGAAGGCCGGTAATCCAGCCAACATGGGTATTTGTGTGGCTTGTTTTATCCGCGACATTGCCGGTGCTTTAGGAATGCATCGGGCCGAGGTGGTGCAGTACATACGGCCAGAGGTGCCGGGCTTTATTCTAGGTTCTTTTCTGGTGGCGGTGGGCAGCGGGGAGTTTAGGGCTCGCGGTGGTTCGTCGCCCTTACTTAGGTTCACTCTAGGGTTCTTTGTTATGTTGGGTGCGCTGGTGTTTCTAGGTTGCCCATTGCGCATGGTCTTGCGCTTGGCCGGTGGCGACTTGAACGCATTAGTTGGGTTGATTGGTTTTGTAGTTGGAATCTGGGTAGGCCTGCAATTCTTACGAAATGGGTTTTCCTTGGGGCGAAGCGGCAAAGTGGCGGCGATTAATGGTTATGTGCTGCCGGCAGTGGCGGTGGCACTTCTGATTCTGTTGGTAACGGCACCGCAGTTTATCTTTTTTAGCCAAAAGGGGCCGGGGTCCATGCATGCTCCCTGGCTGATGGCCCTGGTGGCAGGTGCTGTGGTAGGGATGTTAGCCCAGCGGTCGCGCCTGTGCATGGCGGGCGGTATCCGTGATTTATTTCTGATTCGCGATCCGCATTTGTTTCGCGGCTTTGTTATGATTTTTGTGGTGGCCTTGGTGCTCAACATGGCTGTTAGCTCCTTCAAACTAGGCTTTGCTGAGCAGCCGGTGGCCCATAGCGATGGTCTCTGGAATTTTCTTGGCATGGTGCTGGTCGGGTTGGGATCTGTGCTGTTGGGTGGTTGTCCCTTACGTCAATGCATACTGGCGGGAGAAGGCGATGCCGATGCCGCTATTGCCTTTCTTGGCATGTTGACCGGTGGTGCCTTTGCCCACAATTTTGCCATTGCGGCCTCACCGGCTGGAGTGACGATTAACGGCAAAGTGGCTGTTTTGGTGGGTATTATAGTAGCAGCTGCCATTGGCTATCTAAGCATGCCTAAGGCTGTAACAGCAAAAACGAAGGAGGAAGCACAACATGCCTTATAAAGTAGATGCGCGGGGATTGTCTTGTCCCCAACCGGTGGTCTTGGCCAAAAAGGCAGTGGAGGGAACAAAGGAGAAGGTAATAGAAGTTCTAGTTGATAACGGGGCGGCCCGGGAGAACGTGAGTCGTTTTGGTCGCTCGGCCGGTTGTCAAGTGGAGGTAATACCGGAAGGCGAAGACCACGTGATTCGACTAACCAGGAGCTAACAGAGAAAAGTGAAAAACGAAACTAAAGTGGCAACGGCTTTGGTAGTAACCTTTCCCTCCACCCACCAAGCTCTTAAATGTGACCGTACATTTAAGTCCAAAATAGAGGGCTTTCAGTTAATGCCGGTGCCGCGGCAAATCAGCTCCAGTTGTGGCTTGGCGGCAAGGGTGACAGGGTTGGATTGGGAGCAACTGGAGGAGCAACTTACAGCAGCGGGTATACAATATGACGAAGTCTATCTTTTTGCATCTAACGGCAAACTGGAGCTTCTAGTCGGGCAGCGAGACTAGGATAAAGACAAGTGTTGGTATCATATGAGAATGCAAAGCCCCTGCCGACGGCAGGGGCTTTGCCTGTTTACATAGAAGCTGGTAATGTGGTTAGCCTGTAGATTAAGCGGTGCCGGTATGCCTTATTCTAATGTATGACCACATTGGGCGCAAAACTTAGCCCCATGGGGCTGCTCAGCTTGGCATTCGGGGCAAACTACAGCTGGAGGCTCTTCTTTGGGCTCGTCTGGCAGGGTGTCGGCAGCTTCCCGCAGAGGCACTCCGCAGCTGGCACAAAAACGGGCATCGGGAATATTCTCGTAGTTGCAGTTGGGGCATGTGCCAGGCTTAATCTTTAGCTCAGCTAACTTTTGCTCGATCTCGACAATCTCCTGCTCCAAGGCTTCGATTTCTTTAAAAATAGGCAGCAACGCGTCGTAATCCTCCCGGCCTTCCTTGTGCCTCTGATACACCAGTGCTCCCAGGGAATTCTGCTTCTTTTGGATTTGGACCCGGATGTCGTTGATCTCGTTTTGCAGCCGCCATTCCTGTGTCTTCTCGGCTGTTTTCGCCTTCAGTGTACCGGCCTGTTGTTTAACCTGGTTCCAAAAACTCATTGACTAACCCTCCCTTCTCAGTCCTGCTCACCACTTATCATACTTTGTTTCTGCCTGTGTATACCATATGGTACCATACTTGCAGCCCCTAATCCATAGTGTCTATTCAGGGGTAATCAGAAAGTCAAGGAAGCGGGTACAAGTATGTGGAACAAGTGCCCCTTCACACCATTGCCACAAAAACTCTTCTTCGTTGTCGCTTTGCTTCTTCGGAATAGGAATGACGGGTAATCTGTTCATTTGCCGTGCCACGGGCATTGCTGGATATTTAATAACGCCATTTACCCCTGAATAGACACAATCCATATTAAGGACTGATTTTTCCGGCGAATATTGTTGAGATTTTTTTGCGGTAGTCTGATATACTATTTTAATTGGGAGGGGTATTTATCGGTTCTCGGCCTGCAATCCCTAAATCGTCGCTGGGATAGCGAGGGAGGTTAAGATATGGTTAGAACAATAGGTACCGTTGCCATCGGAATTCGAGCTCCCATTGTCCAGGAGGGGGACGATGTAGTAGCTGTTATTGTTGATTCGGTTCTACGGTTTGTGCAGAGGGAGAACTTTTGCTTGCAAGATAGAGCGGTGATCGGTATAACCGAATCTTTGGTGGCACGGGCTCAGGGGAACTATGTGTCTATCCAGGATGTAGCTCTGGACATAAAGGACAAGTTTAGCGGTGATATGGCGGTGGTGTTTCCAATACTTAGTCGAAACAGGTTTGCCCCCATTTTAAAAGGGATAGCCAGGAGCGAGAGAAAAATTTACTTATTCCTAAGCTACCCCGCCGATGAAATGGGGAATTCGCTCATGGATATGGATATCATGGACCAGGCGGGTTTGAATCCGTATACTGATGTGTTGACGGAAGACAGGTACCGGAAGATCTTTGGCGACCATGTCAGACACCCTTTTACCGGCATAGACTATGTGCGCATGTATAAAGAACTGGCTGTAAACGACAATATAGTTATTTACTTTGCCAACGACCCCAGGGTAGCCCTTGACTTTAGCCCGGAAGTGTTGGTGGCCAATGTTCATGCCCGGGAACGAACAAAAAGGATTTTAAAGAGAGCGGGAGCAACTGTAGTCCGAGGGTTGGATGATATCTTGACAAAGCCGGTGAACGGCAGCGGGTACAGTCCGGACTTTGGGTTACTGGGGTCTAATTTAGCCACTGACAATACCATCAAGCTTTTTCCCCGGGATTGCCAGCGGATTGTAGATGCTGTCCAAGCAGTCCTTAAAGACAAAACCGGCAAGCACGTGGAAGTGATGATCTACGGCGACGGTGCTTTCAAGGATCCGCAGGGGAAGATTTGGGAGCTGGCCGATCCGGTGGTGTCACCGGGCTATACCAAAGGACTGGAAGGGACGCCGCACGAGGTTAAGCTCAAGTATATTGCCGATAATGAGCTGAGTAGGCTAGGGCACGAGCAGGTGAACGAAGCTATTAAACTAAGGCTCAGGGAAAAGAAGACCGGCACTGTGGAAGCGGTGGAATCGCTAGGCACAACGCCCAGACGGCTGACGGATCTGCTGGGCAGCTTGTGCGATTTAACCAGCGGCAGTGGCGACAAGGGTACACCGATAGTGTTGGTACAGGGGTATTTCGATGACTACGCTACGGAATAACAGGTTTTCCCAGGTGCCTGGCACCTGGGAAATAATCCACTACGGAAATCTACTTTTATCCAGCGGATTGGTCATTGGTACCGGTGGGAATATTAGTACGCGAGTGCCGGGCCAAGATGCTTTTCTTATTACGCCCAGCGGTATTCCTTATCCGGAGATCCAAGCAGACGACATTGTGATGCTGGACTTGGCCGGGAAGAAGCTGGCCGGTACCCGTACGCCCTCCATTGAGCGCCATCTGCACCGCTTGATTTATCTGGCTCGGCCCGATGTGAACGCGGTAATTCATACTCATGCCGTTTTTACTGCGGCCATTGCCGCCATCAGGCA
This is a stretch of genomic DNA from Bacillota bacterium. It encodes these proteins:
- a CDS encoding dipeptide ABC transporter ATP-binding protein, with protein sequence MAGPLLEAIEVKKYFSIGSGMFGKPTGHVRAVDGVSFDIKKAETFSVVGESGCGKSTLGRLLLGLLECTGGKVTFRGRDITLFSKQELRQLRRNMQMIFQDPYASLNGRMTVSNIIREPMIIHGLGSRAEQKQKVNELLGLVGLSGAYAQKYPHEFSGGQRQRIGIARALALNPEFIVCDEPVSALDVSIQSQVLNLLKDLQEQFNLTYMFVSHDLSVVRYISDRVAVMYVGKFVEVAATGDLFQQPAHPYTKALLASIPVPKAKSGRRGFTLEGDVPSPINPPSGCRFHPRCPQAGRECQETEPDLKEVSVDHLVACHRVTY
- a CDS encoding aminotransferase class V-fold PLP-dependent enzyme — its product is MNVRKVFLDNAATSNPKPETVRQAMMDYLCNVGASPGRGGYNLSLEAGRIVLQAREAIHNLFNAPSEDHIIFTPNVTYALNLALQGLLRPFDHVITTGMEHNSVIRPLRALEQKRQVEVTVVPCDRQGYLDPQHLKAALKPNTRLIVFTYASNVSGTILPLADIAAIAHEAGVLVVVDSAQTAGVLPLDFQRHNLDVLAFTGHKSLYGPPGTGGLVVSPQVAEEMEPLVFGGTGSKSDDEHQPLFLPDKFEAGTANTVGLAGLLAGIEFITATGPQQIAAHERHLAHLFINGLRKMPHLKLHGPTVDQDRVATVSITVPGHDLGSLAYRLDVEYGIMVRSGLHCAPLAHKTLGTFPEGTLRFSFGYFNTEHDVLYSLDALKNLTA
- a CDS encoding LysR family transcriptional regulator — its product is MELRQLTMFLTISNCGTFSEAAKRLFLSQPTLSVQIAALEKELGVKLFERQGKNLALTPAGQILTRYASDMLGLRDRALQEIAHYKNTIAGTIRLFSSTVPADYILPPLISKFLQLHPEVYIELLRSDSSAVWDKVLAYEADFGIVGTYQNLGSIECTPFYDDEIVIITPATDKYMRWPPVIDLSILLEQPLVVREVGSGTQETFEDALAKQGFSSNKLKVRTRLESMEAVKTAVLSGLGLSVTSRLAVKAELATGTLLAFSVHGLNLKRKFYLIKQKKKVLSPAADAFFHFILADHRGE
- a CDS encoding YedE-related selenium metabolism membrane protein; translation: MNQKKVVLAAGAVVGALSVWLMKAGNPANMGICVACFIRDIAGALGMHRAEVVQYIRPEVPGFILGSFLVAVGSGEFRARGGSSPLLRFTLGFFVMLGALVFLGCPLRMVLRLAGGDLNALVGLIGFVVGIWVGLQFLRNGFSLGRSGKVAAINGYVLPAVAVALLILLVTAPQFIFFSQKGPGSMHAPWLMALVAGAVVGMLAQRSRLCMAGGIRDLFLIRDPHLFRGFVMIFVVALVLNMAVSSFKLGFAEQPVAHSDGLWNFLGMVLVGLGSVLLGGCPLRQCILAGEGDADAAIAFLGMLTGGAFAHNFAIAASPAGVTINGKVAVLVGIIVAAAIGYLSMPKAVTAKTKEEAQHAL
- a CDS encoding DUF3343 domain-containing protein; its protein translation is MKNETKVATALVVTFPSTHQALKCDRTFKSKIEGFQLMPVPRQISSSCGLAARVTGLDWEQLEEQLTAAGIQYDEVYLFASNGKLELLVGQRD
- a CDS encoding zinc-ribbon domain-containing protein: MSFWNQVKQQAGTLKAKTAEKTQEWRLQNEINDIRVQIQKKQNSLGALVYQRHKEGREDYDALLPIFKEIEALEQEIVEIEQKLAELKIKPGTCPNCNYENIPDARFCASCGVPLREAADTLPDEPKEEPPAVVCPECQAEQPHGAKFCAQCGHTLE
- a CDS encoding F420-0--gamma-glutamyl ligase, encoding MVRTIGTVAIGIRAPIVQEGDDVVAVIVDSVLRFVQRENFCLQDRAVIGITESLVARAQGNYVSIQDVALDIKDKFSGDMAVVFPILSRNRFAPILKGIARSERKIYLFLSYPADEMGNSLMDMDIMDQAGLNPYTDVLTEDRYRKIFGDHVRHPFTGIDYVRMYKELAVNDNIVIYFANDPRVALDFSPEVLVANVHARERTKRILKRAGATVVRGLDDILTKPVNGSGYSPDFGLLGSNLATDNTIKLFPRDCQRIVDAVQAVLKDKTGKHVEVMIYGDGAFKDPQGKIWELADPVVSPGYTKGLEGTPHEVKLKYIADNELSRLGHEQVNEAIKLRLREKKTGTVEAVESLGTTPRRLTDLLGSLCDLTSGSGDKGTPIVLVQGYFDDYATE
- a CDS encoding class II aldolase/adducin family protein; protein product: MTTLRNNRFSQVPGTWEIIHYGNLLLSSGLVIGTGGNISTRVPGQDAFLITPSGIPYPEIQADDIVMLDLAGKKLAGTRTPSIERHLHRLIYLARPDVNAVIHTHAVFTAAIAAIRQEFPPILDTFVAVFGGGLKTADYASIGTEELARNAVAALGPRNGVLLANHGAVCTGKDLAQAFSNSEFLEASAKTYIFAHLIGRPVVLPPEIVEREAQDLAERYGQR